The sequence ttttgaggcggggagtaacgtgcccaaagcgtttctggacaaagacaatcctggtagcggcatgaagtatggattgaagtaggggagagacacgagaatgggagatcagagagaaggctgatgcagtagtccagacgggataggatgttggtatttgttaaacgcttactatgtgcaaagcactgttctaagcgcttggggggatacaaagtgaatcaggttgtcccacgtggggctcacagtcttaatccccattttacagacggggtaactgaggctcagagaagttaagtgacttgcccaaggtcacacagcagacatgtggcggagtcgggatacgaacccctgacctctgactccaaagcccgtgctctttccactgagccacgctgcttctctgatgtgagcttgaacgagcagggtagcggttgggatggagaggaaagggcggatcttggcaatgttgcggagctgagaccggcaggttttggtgacggcttggatgtgaggggtgaatgtgagagcggagtccaggatgacaccaaggttgcgggcttgtgagacgggaaggatggtagtgccgtcaacagagatgggaaagtcagggagaggacagggtttgggagggaagacaagaagttcagacttggacatgtggagttttaggtggcgggcagacatccagatgaagatgtcctgaaggcaggaggagatgcgagcctggagagagcaggggcagaaatgtagatctgggtgtcatcagcgtatagaTGATAAGTTTGTAcatgttgtacatatttcttactccattttttatttatttatttattttacttgcatatctattctattttattttgttagtatgtttggttttgttctctgtctcccccttttagactgtgagcccactgttgggtagggactgtctctatatgttgccaatttgtacttcccaagtacagtgctctgcacacagtaagcgctcaataagtacgattgatgatgatgatgatgatagttgaagccgtgggagcgagtgaggtcaccaagggagtgcgtgtagattgagaacagaaggggaccaagcactgaaccttggggaacccccacagtaaggggatgggagggggaggaggagcctgcaaaagagactgagaacgaacgaccggagaaataagaggagaaccaggagaggacggagtctttgaagccaaggtcagatagcgtgttgaggagaagggggtgctccacaatgtcgaaggcagttgagaggtcgaggaggattaggatggagtatgagccgttggatctggcaagcaggaggtcattggtgacctttgagagggcagtttccgtggaatgtaggggacggacgccagactggagggggtcgaggagagagttggtgttgaggaattcgaggcagcgcgtgtagacaactcgttcaaggtgtttggaaaggaatggtaggagggatatgggacgataactagaaggtgaggtggggtcaagagagggtttttttaggatgggagagacatggacatgtttgaaggcagaggggaaggaaccagtagagagtgagcggttgaagatggaagttaaggaggggagaagggatggagtgagagatttcatgagaagagagggagtggggtcagaagcataggtggccgagtagcacttgagaggagggaggagagctctgaggataccgctgggaaggatgggagagtagcagagcgtgttgagagccagggggttggagaaggtggggaagtgactttggggaggtcggacctgatggatttaatttgttaatgaagtaggaggccagatcgttgggggtgagggaaggaggagggggaggaaccgtgggtctgagaagggagttgaatgtacggaagagctggcgcgggtgatgggcatgggtgtcaatgagggaggagaaatagttttgtctggcagaggagagggctgagttaaggcaggaaagaataaacttgaagggaacgaggttggcatggtgttcagactttcaccagcagcgtttggcagctcgagcataagagcgaaggaggtggacagtggcagtgatccagggctgtgggttagtggtacgagagcggcgaagggaaaggggagcgagtgagtctagctgagtagaaagggtagagttgagagcagtaatctgatcatcaagactgggtagagaggagagggaggcgaggtggggtgtgaggcgctcagaaagatggatggggtcaagagagccgagatatctgtgagggagtaatatggatttacaggggaaaggagtgtgactgaggaggcaggtgagaagattatgatcatgCACATACTTCTCACATTCACACACACCATGTATGCCCTCTCAAGCACCTACATTCACACACACTGCGtgctttcacacacacacccatgtgCTCACACACCACGTGTGCACACTCTGTCACTGCATgtgaagaccccccccccccccactcccagagGTGAAGTTGACCCCggaaggggctgtgtccgacaaGGCCAGTGTGGTAGCCCGGTGGTAGCCTGACTATGCCCAATCTGGCCCCGGGCCCCTCCCTGCCGTGGGcgcaccccctcgccccccccggcTCCCTCTAAATGAGGGCCCGGGGTGGCGGGCAGCAGAGCATCGGGAAAGAGGCGAGATGGAGGGGAGCCGCGGTCCCCTCACCCCTCAGCGGCTGCAGGGCAcccaaatcccatctcttccatgaGGTCCGTGCCGAGGATGCCTTAGCCACGGGCTaacccgggcccgggaggggATGGACGAGGGCACGGACAGGCCCGGGGTCGTGGCTGCCGGTAGAGcagtggggtggcggggggaggaggtgtgggcaggggtggtgggggcGATGCCCAGCCACCAGCTCAACGTGGGGTGATCCCTGGTGGGTGCCCtgttaatactaatgatgatggtatctgttaagcacttactatgtgcgaagcaccatctttgagcctcagtcaccCTTCCCAGCTCTGTGCAGGCGGGGTGGCGGGTGGTAGAGGGACCGGGGGCCGGAGGTGAGTTTTCCATTTTTTGTTGGCAGCGGCCGGGCTGTACTACCTGGCGGAGCTCATCGAGGAGTACACAGTGGCCACCAGCCGCGTCATCAAATACATGATCTGGGTGAGTGATCCCCACCCCATGGGCTCACTGGGGGTGTCGGGGTCAGCGGGGACCCCCGAGGCACACTGGCGGCTTCTGGACCCCTCTGGGGGGAGGTTTGGGGTAGCCACCCTGGGCCAGGTGTGCCCGCCGTGGGATCTGCAGCAGGGGCCCCCTTCCGCGTGCCCGCGCGGGAGACCGGCCTCCGGCCTCAGGCTCCGAAGCCACACTGGCGACCCGGCAGAGTCCGTGGGCAGGGGGTAGAGGGCCACGGCAGGGATCCCAGGGTGAGCAGATGCGGGAGGCTCTGGGGTCGTTGCAGTTTTCCACGGCTGTGCTGGTCGGCCTGTACCTCTTTGAGCGGTTCCCCGTCTTCATGGTGGGCCTGGGCCTCTTCACCAACCTGGTGTACTTCGGCCTGCTGCAGACATTCCCTTTCATCATGCTCACGTCGCCCAACTTCATCCTGTCCTGCGGTGAGTGTGCGGgccggtgggagggggagagagagagagggatggagggcccATTTCGGGTTTAGTCTCTTAGGGTGGAGGGAGTGAAGCCTCCCACCCCCCCGTGCCCCTAGCTGGCCTGACGGAGTCTCCGGTCTGACGGAGAGATCCACCGTCCTCACCAGTGGGTGGAGGAGGGGCTGTGGGATGCTGGGGAAAGAGAAGGCTTCCAGAAGGAGGtgtccctcaactggaaaaaagaagctggagggtggggggtgccAGCGGGAGCAGAGAGGGTGTGTGAGAGGAAAGGCCTAGcgaaaagagcgtgggcccgggagccggggttctaatcccggctcagctctgtggccttgggtgggtctcttaactctgtgcctcagtttcctcatctgtaaagtctgCTTTCCCACCTCTTGGACTGGGAGCTCTTTGAGGGACACCAGGCCTGGGTTTGAGCTGATAATCAGGTACTTGCCGAAGCCtgtagcacacagtgagcgcttaatagtaaGTGCCGTTATGATTCTGGACGTGGCCGGGCCAGACGGGACTGGAGGTTGCAGATGGCAACAGCAGTGGGGACGGGACTAAgccggcgggcggcggggggagtCACTGCCCCTGGGCCTCTTGTCGGGCAGAGGCcagcctatcaatcagtcagtcggcggtaatatttaatgagcccttaccgtgtgcagagtactattctgAGTGGTTCATCAGattcagtagacacgttccctgcccgtaaggagcctGTAGTCTAAAGGGACATTAAAATCATTTCGAGGTAGGAGAACTGGCGGTGTGTAAGGagatggacataggtgctgttgggctggggtggttataataataataataataataatagtaatgatggtatttgttaagcgtttactatgggcaaagcaccgttctatgtgctgggggtgatcaggttgtcccacgtggggctcacaggcttcatccccattttacagatgaagtaactgaggcacagagaagtgaagtggcttgcccaaggtcacacagctgacaagtagtgcagtcgggattcgaacccatgacctctgactcccaagcctgtgctctttccactgggccacgctgcttcccagggctTAAAGCCTACCCCTCTAAATGCAACAGCTACGCAGAAGGgaccgagccgggattaggacacagGATCTTCTCCCGggaccagggctctatccactagaccacactgcttctctttcaatcagtggtattgactgagcacttactgtgtgcagagcactgtactgagcacgtgggagagtacagtgtcacacattcctgcccacagtgagctcgcagtctagtttTCTTGagactcagcccctcagcacttacgtacgtatctgtaatttattttaatgtctgtccccccgccgTAGACcgcgagctccttgtggatggggaacgtttctgccatctccgtttcattgtactctcccaactacttagtacggtgctctgaaaatagtaagtgGGTGGATGCGGGGCAGAGAAGTCCGCGTGCACACTCCAAGCTGTTTGTCTGGGTGATGTGGGGGTCGGCCTAGCTCTCACGCTTCCCCTTCCACTCCTGGCGCTGATTGTGAATGCCGCCAGCCGGGGAGTAGGCAAGGAGACGGGAGAGGATCCTTCGTGGAGAATGGATGTGATCTCCACCCTCAAGGATGGGACGGACGCAGTCCCCGCCCTCAGGGAGAGCCCGATCCTGTGGGAAGCGGGgccaaacacgatccctgccctcggggaactcccgggcccgtgggggagacaggatggaCAATGtcactgccctcagggagcaGTCAGTCCCCTGAAGAGTTgggacagacatggtccctgccctcggggagcccCCGGTCTGATTGCGGGGGGGGGCATCGAGGCCCCTTACTCTCATCTGTGAGGGGAGGTCCGCCCCCGGACATGCATGGCTGGGAGGATGGCGCTCCAGGGCCTgacgctctccctccctccgggcagTGTTGGTCGTAGTGAATCACTACCTCGCGTTCCAGTACTTTGCCGAGGAATACTACCCCTTCTCAGAGGTAAGAGGTTCTGTCGGGGGGTGGGCTGGGCCCGGCTGGCCACCTtggctgggtgggagggtgggtgggtgggctggcCTTCCGGAAGGGGTGGGTGAGGGCTTGCTGGGAAGAGGTTAGGGCGGGTGGGCCGGCTCTCTgagtgggagggtgggtgggcttGGGTGGCTGGGTTGGTAGGCTGTTTGCACTGCTCTCTGCGGCGGCCTCGTCGCCTCTCTGGCTCTCAAATGCGCCCCAGCCTGTCCACAGGAGGGCCGGCCGGAGCTGTCTGCCcagctcccctttccccttctggtATGTTACCCGTAGACACAGACCAGTTTTCGTTAGGTGAGGGGGGAATTCTTAATGGAAGCAACatagtatagtggaaagagcacaggcctgagagtcagaaggacctaggttcacatcccagctctgccacatgtctgctgtatgatcctgggcaagtcacttcaattctctggacctcagttgcctaatctctaaaatgggaagtaaggcCGTGTGCtctaagggggacagggactgtggccaacccagtttgcttttattcaccccagcgctcggtacagtgcctggcgcatagtaaatggttaaaagATACCACCGTTATAACTACTTCAAGAAGAAGAGGGATgaggttttctagactgtgagcccgttgttgggtagggactgtctctatatgttgccaacttgtacttcccaagcgcttagtacagtgctgtgcgcacagtaagtgctcaatatatacgattgaatgaatagtggatttgggaggggagagaaggggaagaggatgtggaattcctggctgggggagctgggggcctctgagtcagaggtcgtgcgttcattcattcattcagtcatatttattgagcgctcactgtgtgcagagcactggactaagtgcttgggaagtacaggttggcaacatatagagacagtccctacccaacagcgggctcacagtctagaagggggagacagacaacaaaacaaaacattaacaaaataaaataaatagaataaatatgtacaagcaaaataaataaatagagtagtacgtatgtacaaacatatacatatatacaggtgctgtggggaggggaaggaggtagagcttgggggatggggagggggagaggaaaggaggctaagtctgggaaggcctcctggaggaggtgagctcttagtagggctttgaagggagaaagagaggtagcttggcggttgtgcggagggagggcattccaggccacggggaggatgtgggccggaggtcagtggcgggacaggcgagaacgaggcccggtgaggttagcggcagaggagccgagggtgccggctgagctggagaaggagagaagggaggtgaggtaggagggggcgaggtgatggagacccttgaagctgagagtgaggagtttctgcctgatgagtaggttgattggtagccactggaaatttttggggaggggagtaacatgcccagagcgtttcagcgcaaagacgatccgggcagcggcgtgaagtatagattgaagtggggagagacaggagaatgggagatcagagaggaggctgatgcagtaatctggtcagggtaggatgagagactgaacgagcagggtagcggtttggatggagaggaaagggcggaacttggcgatgttgcggaggcgagaccggcaggttttggggacggattggatgtgaggggtgaacgagagagcggagtcgaggatgtcacgaatgttgcgggcttgggagacaggaaggatggtagtgctgtcaacagtgatgggaaagtcagggagagggcagggtttgggagggaagacaaggagttcagtcttggacatgttgagttttaggtggcgggcagacatccagatggagatgtcctgaaggcaggaggagataccagcctggagggagggagagagagcaggggccgagatgtagatttgggtgtcatcagcgtagagatgatagttgaagccgtgggagcgaatgagttcaccaagggaatgagtgtagatggagaacagaaggggaccgagaactgacccttgaggaacccctacagtaaggggatgggagggggaggaggagcccgcagaggagactgagaatgaacggccggtgagataagaggagaaccaggagaggacagagtctgtgaagccaaggttggatagcgtgttgaggagaagggggtggtccacagtgtcgaaggcagctgagaggatgaggaggattaggatagagtaggagccgttggatttggcaagcaggaggtcatcggtgacctttgagagggcagtttccgtggaatgtaggggacagatgccagattggagggggtcgaggagagagttggcgttgaggaatttgaggcagcgcgtgtagatgactcattcaaggagtttggaaaggaatgctaGGTGggttatggggcgataactagaaggtgaggtggggtcaagagggtttttttaggacgggagaaacgtgggcatgtttgaaggcagaggggaaggaaccagtggagagtgagcggttgaagatggatgttaaggaggggagaagggatggagcgagagatttaatgagatgagagggaatggggtcagaagcacaggtggccggagtagcacttgagaggagggaggagagctcctctgagaacactgctgggaaggatgggagagtagcggagagggttgagaggcgGGGGGGTTGAAGAAGccaggggagtgactttggggagctcagacctcatggatttaattttattaatgaagtaggaggcggaGGAAGAACACgggtcctgagaagggagttaaatgtacggaagagctgacggggatgatgggcatgggtgtcaataagggaggagaaatagatttgtctggcagaggagagggcagagttaaggcaggaaaggataaacttgaactaaactaatcctgactccaccacttgtctggtgtgtgaccttgggcaagtcacttaacttctctgtgccgcagtcacCTTatgtataaatggggattaagactgtgagctccatatggaacaacctgattaccctgtgtctaccccagtgcttagaacagtgcttggcacatagcaagcgcttgacaaataccagcagtattattattattatagaacacgggcctgggaatcaaaaggtcaagaattctaatcctgctctgccacttgtctgctatgtgactttgggcaattcacttcacttctcgttgcttcagttacctcatctgtaaaatggggattgagactgtgagccccacgagggacagggactgtgacccccccgatttgcttgtattcaccccagcacttagtacagtgccgggcacatagtaagcacttaataaataccattattatgattattgcggCGGAAACCTGAAGTTTCAGGCTGGTGGAGCAAGTGTGAGCGAGAGGGCGGATGGGGCAAAGTGAAGGTTGGGTGCGGCTAGGGGGCTGGCTGTGGCTTGGGGAATAGAGGCCAGGCAAGGAGTGCAGATGGATGAGGTGGGGAGGCGCAAACAGCCTCCGTCAAGGTTGGGGGGGGTCAAAGCCATGTCAGGACTGGGCCCAGAGCGAGGCGGAGGGGAGTCCTGGGTGCCCATTTGGTCACCAGATGGGGTGGTGAGGCCCCTTGAAGGAGTAGACCGTGGTGGAGGAGGTCAGAATCCCAACCCCGACCCTCGCCGCCAGAGCCCGGGTTCTGTGGGAATTCTGTCCGTCCTCCAGCCA is a genomic window of Tachyglossus aculeatus isolate mTacAcu1 chromosome 4, mTacAcu1.pri, whole genome shotgun sequence containing:
- the TEX261 gene encoding protein TEX261, with amino-acid sequence MWFMYLLSWLSLLIQVAFVTLAIAAGLYYLAELIEEYTVATSRVIKYMIWFSTAVLVGLYLFERFPVFMVGLGLFTNLVYFGLLQTFPFIMLTSPNFILSCVLVVVNHYLAFQYFAEEYYPFSEVLAYFTFCLWITPFAFFVSLSAGENVLPSTVQPGDDVVSNYFTKGKRGKRSGILVIFSFIKEAILPSRQKMY